One window of the Pseudomonas sp. S04 genome contains the following:
- a CDS encoding AMP-binding protein — protein sequence MDQHSAHPQHSYTRGSQDKALLAMTIGQAFDNTVARYPQGEALVVRHQQLRYSWTQLAEAVELHARALLALGLQAGDRLGVWAPNCAQWCISQFASAKIGVILVNINPAYRSSELEYVLKQSGCQWLVCAGSFKTSDYHAMLQGLAPELAQHPVGQLQCERLPQLRGVISLDPQPPAGFLPWSQLTELGAGVPPEQLKARQNSLHFDQAVNIQYTSGTTGFPKGATLSHYNILNNGYMVGESLGLTADDRLVIPVPLYHCFGMVMGNLGCITHGTTMIYPNDAFDPLLTLETVAQEQATGLYGVPTMFIAMLDHPRRKEFDLSSLRTGIMAGATCPIEVMRRVISEMHMNEVQIAYGMTETSPVSLQTGPADNLELRVTTVGRTQPQLESKIIDEAGNLVPRGTIGELCTRGYSVMLGYWNNPEGTAEAIDQAGWMHTGDLATMNEEGYVCIAGRNKDMIIRGGENIYPRELEEFFFTHPAVADVQVIGIPCEKYGEEIVAWIKFHPGHSANELELQTWCKERIAHFKTPRHFKFVEEFPMTVTGKIQKFKMREISIEEQRKTKG from the coding sequence ATGGATCAACACAGTGCTCACCCACAGCACAGCTACACCCGTGGCTCACAGGACAAAGCCTTGCTGGCGATGACCATTGGCCAGGCATTCGACAACACGGTCGCCCGCTACCCGCAGGGCGAAGCGTTGGTGGTCCGCCACCAGCAGTTGCGCTACAGCTGGACGCAACTGGCCGAGGCGGTGGAGCTGCACGCCAGGGCGCTGCTGGCGCTAGGCCTGCAGGCCGGGGACCGCCTCGGTGTCTGGGCGCCCAATTGTGCCCAGTGGTGCATCAGCCAGTTCGCCAGCGCGAAGATCGGGGTGATCCTGGTCAACATCAACCCGGCCTATCGCAGCTCGGAGCTGGAGTACGTGCTCAAGCAGTCCGGTTGCCAGTGGCTGGTATGTGCCGGCTCCTTCAAGACCTCCGATTACCACGCCATGCTGCAAGGCCTGGCGCCGGAGCTGGCGCAACACCCGGTCGGCCAATTGCAGTGCGAGCGCTTGCCGCAACTGCGCGGCGTCATCAGCCTCGACCCGCAGCCACCCGCAGGCTTCCTGCCCTGGTCGCAACTGACGGAGCTGGGGGCTGGGGTGCCGCCCGAACAGCTCAAGGCGCGGCAGAACAGCCTGCATTTCGACCAGGCCGTGAACATTCAGTACACCTCCGGCACCACCGGTTTCCCCAAGGGCGCCACCCTCAGTCACTACAACATCCTCAACAATGGCTACATGGTCGGCGAAAGCCTCGGGCTGACGGCAGACGATCGCCTGGTGATCCCGGTGCCGCTGTATCACTGCTTCGGCATGGTGATGGGCAATCTGGGGTGCATCACCCATGGCACCACCATGATCTACCCCAACGACGCTTTCGACCCCTTGCTGACCCTGGAAACCGTAGCCCAGGAACAGGCCACTGGCTTGTATGGCGTGCCGACCATGTTCATCGCCATGCTCGATCACCCGCGGCGCAAGGAATTTGACCTGTCGTCCCTGCGCACCGGCATCATGGCCGGGGCGACCTGCCCGATCGAAGTGATGCGCCGGGTCATCAGTGAAATGCACATGAACGAAGTGCAGATTGCCTACGGCATGACGGAAACCAGTCCGGTGTCGTTGCAGACCGGTCCTGCGGACAATCTGGAGCTGCGGGTGACCACCGTCGGCCGCACCCAGCCGCAATTGGAAAGCAAGATCATTGATGAGGCCGGCAACCTCGTGCCCCGCGGCACCATTGGTGAACTGTGCACCCGCGGCTACAGCGTGATGCTCGGCTACTGGAACAACCCCGAAGGCACCGCTGAAGCCATCGACCAGGCGGGCTGGATGCACACCGGCGACCTGGCGACCATGAACGAAGAGGGCTATGTGTGCATTGCCGGGCGTAACAAGGACATGATCATTCGTGGCGGTGAGAATATTTACCCGCGCGAGCTGGAAGAGTTCTTCTTCACCCACCCGGCGGTGGCGGACGTGCAGGTAATTGGCATTCCGTGCGAGAAGTATGGCGAGGAGATTGTCGCCTGGATCAAGTTCCACCCTGGCCACAGCGCCAACGAGCTTGAACTGCAAACCTGGTGCAAGGAGCGCATTGCCCACTTCAAGACGCCACGTCACTTCAAGTTCGTCGAGGAGTTCCCGATGACCGTGACCGGCAAGATCCAGAAGTTCAAGATGCGCGAGATCTCTATCGAGGAGCAGCGCAAGACCAAGGGCTGA
- a CDS encoding hydroxymethylglutaryl-CoA lyase, with protein MSLPSHVRLIEVGPRDGLQNEAQPISVADKVRLVDALTAAGLDYIEVGSFVSPKWVPQMAGSAEVFAQIQRKPGVTYGALAPNLRGFEDAMAAGVKEVAVFAAASEAFSQRNINCSISESLERFVPIMDAARQHGVSVRGYVSCVLGCPYEGDVAPEQVALVARELYAMGCYEVSLGDTIGTGTAGATRRMFEVVGAQVPRDKLAGHFHDTYGQAMANVYASLLEGIAVFDSSIAGLGGCPYAKGASGNVATEDVLYLLNGLGIETGVDMQQLLVAGQQICDVLGRVTGSRVAKARSAQ; from the coding sequence ATGTCCCTCCCCTCCCATGTACGCCTGATCGAAGTCGGCCCGCGCGATGGCCTGCAAAACGAAGCCCAGCCGATCAGCGTCGCCGACAAGGTGCGGCTGGTCGACGCGTTGACGGCCGCAGGCCTCGATTACATCGAAGTCGGCAGCTTCGTTTCGCCCAAGTGGGTCCCGCAGATGGCCGGCTCCGCCGAGGTGTTCGCGCAAATCCAGCGCAAGCCCGGGGTCACCTACGGCGCGCTGGCGCCCAACCTGCGGGGGTTCGAAGACGCCATGGCCGCCGGGGTCAAGGAAGTCGCGGTGTTCGCCGCCGCCTCCGAAGCCTTCTCGCAACGCAACATCAATTGCTCGATCAGCGAAAGCCTGGAGCGATTTGTGCCGATCATGGACGCCGCCCGCCAACACGGCGTCAGCGTGCGCGGTTACGTGTCCTGTGTGCTGGGCTGTCCGTACGAAGGTGACGTGGCCCCGGAGCAGGTGGCCCTGGTCGCCCGCGAGCTGTATGCCATGGGCTGCTATGAGGTGTCCCTGGGTGACACCATCGGCACCGGTACCGCCGGCGCTACCCGCCGGATGTTCGAGGTAGTGGGCGCGCAGGTGCCACGGGACAAGCTGGCCGGCCACTTCCATGACACCTACGGCCAGGCCATGGCCAACGTCTATGCCAGCCTGCTGGAAGGCATCGCGGTGTTCGACAGCTCCATCGCCGGCCTGGGCGGTTGCCCGTACGCCAAGGGCGCCAGCGGTAACGTGGCCACCGAAGACGTGCTGTACCTGCTCAACGGCCTGGGGATCGAGACGGGGGTGGATATGCAGCAGTTGCTGGTGGCCGGCCAGCAGATCTGCGACGTCCTGGGGCGAGTAACGGGTTCGCGCGTGGCCAAGGCCCGCAGCGCCCAGTAA
- a CDS encoding MerR family transcriptional regulator, whose amino-acid sequence MSSQTYSISDLARELDITTRAIRFYEEQGLLSPERRGQERIYSPRDKVSLKLILRGKRIGFSLAECRELIELYDPTSGNTKQLNSMLAKISERREQLEQQLLDIEQMKLELDTAEERCVQALEQTLKSQQAAPSHS is encoded by the coding sequence ATGAGCAGCCAGACCTACAGCATTTCCGACCTCGCCCGCGAGCTCGACATCACCACCCGCGCCATTCGCTTTTATGAAGAGCAAGGCCTGCTGAGTCCCGAGCGGCGCGGGCAGGAGCGGATCTACTCGCCTCGGGACAAGGTCAGCCTGAAGCTGATCCTGCGGGGCAAGCGCATTGGTTTTTCCCTGGCCGAATGCCGCGAACTGATCGAACTCTACGACCCCACCAGCGGTAACACCAAGCAGTTGAACAGCATGCTGGCAAAAATCAGCGAGCGCCGTGAACAGCTGGAACAGCAACTGCTGGACATCGAACAGATGAAGCTGGAACTCGACACCGCCGAAGAGCGCTGCGTCCAGGCGCTGGAACAGACCCTCAAGAGCCAGCAGGCCGCGCCTTCACACTCCTAA
- a CDS encoding LysR family transcriptional regulator has translation MNLSKVDLNLFIVFDAIYTEANLTRAGQIVGITQPAVSNALARLRETFNDPLFVRTAQGMVPTPMAQNIIGPVRNALSLLRVSVQESRIFNPLQAVKTYRISMTDLTEAVILPPLFQRLRRLAPGVIIESFLSKRRETTKELAAGRLDFAVDAPLNTDPQVRHVKLMEDRYVCAMRKGHPMAGKEKFSLDDYLSLTHIHISSRRSGLGHVDLALGKMGIQRKIALRSQHYLMASQVLQQTDMVMTVPERFARRHELQSFLLPVNDVPPVATHLYWHESTDQDPANRWMREQMIELCQQVTAHEKKLDKQQT, from the coding sequence ATGAATCTGAGCAAGGTCGACCTCAACCTTTTCATCGTCTTCGATGCCATCTACACCGAAGCCAACCTGACCCGTGCCGGGCAGATCGTCGGCATTACCCAACCCGCAGTGTCCAACGCTCTGGCCCGCCTGCGCGAGACCTTCAACGACCCGCTATTCGTACGCACGGCCCAGGGCATGGTGCCAACACCCATGGCGCAGAACATCATCGGCCCGGTGCGCAACGCGCTCTCGCTGTTGCGGGTATCGGTCCAGGAAAGTCGGATCTTCAACCCGCTGCAGGCGGTCAAGACTTACCGCATCAGCATGACCGACCTCACGGAAGCGGTGATCCTGCCGCCGTTGTTCCAGCGCCTGCGCCGCCTGGCCCCGGGCGTAATCATCGAGAGTTTCCTGTCCAAGCGCCGCGAAACCACCAAGGAACTGGCCGCCGGTCGCCTGGACTTCGCCGTCGATGCGCCGCTCAACACCGACCCGCAAGTGCGCCACGTCAAACTCATGGAAGACCGCTACGTCTGCGCCATGCGCAAGGGCCACCCCATGGCCGGCAAGGAAAAATTCAGTCTCGACGATTACCTGTCCCTGACCCACATCCATATTTCCAGCCGCCGCAGCGGCCTGGGCCATGTCGACCTGGCACTGGGCAAGATGGGCATCCAGCGCAAGATCGCCCTGCGGTCGCAGCATTACCTGATGGCCTCCCAGGTCCTGCAGCAAACCGACATGGTGATGACCGTGCCGGAGCGTTTTGCCCGCCGCCATGAACTGCAATCATTCTTGCTGCCGGTCAACGATGTGCCCCCGGTGGCAACGCACCTGTACTGGCACGAAAGCACCGACCAGGACCCGGCCAACCGCTGGATGCGCGAGCAGATGATCGAGTTGTGCCAGCAGGTCACCGCGCACGAGAAGAAGCTGGACAAGCAGCAAACTTGA
- a CDS encoding acyl-CoA dehydrogenase, whose amino-acid sequence MDFAYSPKVQELRERVTAFMDAYVYPAEAVFERQVAEGDRWQPTAIMEELKSKAKAEGLWNLFLPESELGAGLSNLEYAPLAEIMGRSLLGPEPFNCSAPDTGNMEVLVRYANEEQKQRWLEPLLRGEIRSAFAMTEPDVASSDATNMAARAERDGDQWVINGKKWWTSGACDPRCKILIFMGLSNPDAPRHAQHSMILVPVDTPGVKILRPLPVFGYDDAPHGHAEVLFENVRVPYENVLLGEGRGFEIAQGRLGPGRIHHCMRSIGMAERALELMCKRSVNRTAFGKPLARLGGNIDKIADSRMEIDMARLLTLKAAYMMDTVGNKVAKSEIAQIKVVAPNVALRVIDRAIQIHGGAGVSNDFPLAYMYAMQRTLRLADGPDEVHRAAIGKFEIGKYVPKEMLRSGQ is encoded by the coding sequence ATGGATTTCGCTTATTCGCCCAAGGTTCAGGAATTGCGTGAACGCGTGACTGCGTTTATGGATGCTTACGTTTATCCAGCCGAAGCCGTGTTTGAGCGCCAGGTCGCCGAAGGCGATCGCTGGCAGCCCACCGCGATCATGGAAGAACTGAAAAGCAAGGCCAAGGCCGAAGGCCTGTGGAACCTGTTCCTGCCGGAATCGGAACTGGGCGCCGGCCTGAGCAACCTCGAATACGCACCGTTGGCGGAGATCATGGGTCGCTCCCTGCTGGGGCCGGAACCCTTCAACTGCTCGGCGCCGGACACCGGCAATATGGAAGTGCTGGTGCGCTACGCCAACGAAGAGCAGAAACAGCGTTGGCTCGAACCGCTGCTGCGCGGCGAGATTCGTTCGGCGTTCGCCATGACCGAGCCAGACGTAGCTTCATCCGATGCCACCAACATGGCGGCCCGCGCCGAGCGCGATGGCGACCAGTGGGTAATCAATGGCAAAAAATGGTGGACCTCCGGGGCCTGCGACCCGCGCTGCAAGATTCTGATCTTCATGGGCCTGAGCAACCCGGATGCGCCGCGCCATGCGCAGCACTCGATGATCCTGGTGCCAGTGGACACCCCCGGGGTAAAAATCCTGCGTCCGCTGCCGGTGTTCGGCTACGACGATGCACCTCACGGTCACGCCGAGGTGCTGTTCGAAAACGTCCGTGTGCCCTATGAAAACGTGCTGTTGGGCGAAGGTCGTGGATTCGAGATTGCTCAGGGTCGCCTCGGCCCGGGCCGCATTCACCACTGCATGCGTTCGATCGGGATGGCCGAGCGCGCGCTGGAATTGATGTGCAAGCGCTCGGTCAATCGCACCGCCTTCGGCAAACCGCTGGCACGCCTGGGCGGTAACATCGACAAGATTGCCGACTCGCGGATGGAAATCGACATGGCACGCCTGCTGACCCTCAAGGCTGCCTACATGATGGACACCGTGGGTAACAAAGTGGCGAAAAGCGAAATCGCCCAGATCAAGGTGGTCGCCCCGAACGTGGCCTTGCGCGTCATCGACCGGGCGATCCAGATCCATGGCGGTGCCGGGGTGTCCAACGATTTCCCGCTGGCCTACATGTACGCCATGCAACGCACCTTGCGCCTGGCCGATGGCCCGGACGAAGTGCACCGTGCGGCGATCGGCAAGTTCGAAATCGGCAAGTATGTGCCCAAGGAAATGCTCCGTAGCGGCCAGTAA
- the ftrA gene encoding transcriptional regulator FtrA, translated as MHRTPGSVAILAYDGLCTFEFGIAVEIFGLARPEFDFPWYQHQIVAVDQGPMRATGGIQVLADGGMELLETARTIIIPGWRSRSEPVPAALLAALCRAHGRGARLVSICSGVFVLAASGLLDGLRATTHWRYTDELGARYPNILVDPDVLYVDSGQLITSAGSAAGIDACLHLVARDFGTQVANSVARRLVMSPQRTGGQAQFIPAPVSRTPRSDLSRVMQWARERLHEPLEVRDLASQAAMSERTFLRRFSEATGASPKSWLQQQRLARARELLESSRHTTEQIAQQCGYRSVESFRVAFRTVVGLAPSVYRERFGRGEQALPA; from the coding sequence ATGCACCGCACCCCCGGTTCTGTAGCGATCCTGGCCTACGACGGCCTCTGCACTTTTGAGTTTGGCATTGCGGTGGAGATCTTCGGCCTGGCACGGCCCGAGTTCGACTTCCCCTGGTACCAGCACCAGATCGTCGCCGTCGACCAGGGTCCGATGCGGGCTACCGGCGGCATTCAGGTATTGGCCGATGGCGGCATGGAACTGCTGGAAACCGCCCGCACCATCATTATTCCCGGCTGGCGCAGCCGCAGCGAGCCGGTGCCCGCCGCCCTGTTGGCGGCATTGTGCCGGGCCCACGGGCGCGGGGCGCGCCTGGTGTCGATCTGTTCCGGGGTATTTGTCCTGGCGGCCAGCGGTCTGCTCGACGGCTTGCGCGCCACGACCCACTGGCGCTACACCGACGAATTGGGCGCGCGCTACCCCAACATCCTGGTGGACCCGGACGTGCTGTACGTGGACTCGGGCCAGTTGATCACCTCGGCCGGCAGTGCCGCCGGCATCGATGCCTGCCTGCACCTGGTGGCGCGAGATTTTGGCACCCAGGTGGCCAACTCGGTGGCGCGCCGCTTGGTGATGTCACCGCAACGCACCGGCGGCCAGGCGCAGTTCATCCCCGCCCCCGTCAGTCGCACACCCCGCAGCGACCTGTCACGGGTGATGCAATGGGCTCGCGAGCGTTTACATGAACCGCTGGAAGTGCGCGACCTGGCCAGCCAGGCAGCAATGAGCGAGCGTACTTTCCTGCGCCGTTTCAGCGAAGCCACCGGGGCCTCGCCCAAGTCCTGGCTGCAACAGCAACGCCTGGCCCGCGCCCGCGAACTGCTGGAAAGCAGCCGGCACACCACAGAGCAGATCGCGCAGCAGTGCGGCTATCGCAGTGTGGAAAGTTTTCGTGTGGCATTTCGCACGGTGGTCGGGCTGGCGCCGTCGGTGTATCGCGAGCGTTTTGGTCGCGGCGAGCAGGCGCTGCCGGCCTAG
- a CDS encoding rhodanese-like domain-containing protein, which translates to MTSLVRAIPAAPCAVALMHFSNRLTFETDCSDVFSSQEAGAVDFVLVDVRGPLAYQRGHLPGAINIPGRLITAGLLAGYPKDTLFVVYCAGPHCNGANKAAVKLAALEYPVKEMIGGVTGWLDEGFELSDTGAARAEVAIGCEC; encoded by the coding sequence ATGACCAGCCTGGTTCGCGCCATTCCTGCCGCCCCTTGCGCCGTTGCGCTGATGCATTTCAGCAACCGCCTGACCTTTGAAACCGATTGTTCCGACGTCTTCAGCAGCCAGGAGGCGGGTGCAGTGGATTTTGTTCTGGTGGATGTGCGTGGGCCTTTGGCTTACCAGCGCGGACATCTACCGGGGGCGATCAACATTCCCGGCCGCCTGATCACGGCCGGATTGTTGGCGGGCTACCCCAAGGACACTTTGTTCGTGGTGTATTGCGCCGGCCCCCATTGCAACGGCGCCAACAAGGCCGCGGTGAAACTGGCGGCGCTGGAGTACCCGGTCAAGGAAATGATCGGCGGTGTGACCGGGTGGCTGGATGAAGGATTCGAGTTGAGTGACACAGGCGCAGCGCGGGCCGAGGTGGCGATTGGCTGCGAGTGTTGA
- a CDS encoding type 1 glutamine amidotransferase — protein sequence MSAPSNTLQLIQHHPAEGPGAIATWAQSRGLTLEIFRADLGHLPAASATPVIILGGPYESNAGPAWLAQERQWLAASLAQGAPVFAICLGAQLLALSLGGQVRRMATTETGWTAVNFADGAALKVLEWHEDAIDLPPDARLLASSAICAEQMYDVGPTRVGLQFHPEWNAESVAELNVHFADESPLPRNQDHSAAYRQVYDWLQVTLDQWHLAATAASR from the coding sequence ATGTCCGCACCTTCAAATACATTGCAGTTGATTCAGCACCACCCTGCCGAAGGCCCGGGAGCCATTGCCACCTGGGCGCAATCCCGGGGCCTGACCCTGGAGATATTCCGCGCTGACCTCGGGCACCTGCCTGCAGCGAGTGCGACGCCGGTGATTATCCTGGGAGGGCCTTACGAATCCAACGCCGGTCCCGCGTGGCTGGCGCAAGAACGCCAGTGGCTGGCTGCCAGCTTGGCGCAGGGGGCGCCGGTGTTCGCCATCTGCCTGGGGGCGCAATTGCTGGCCCTGAGCCTGGGCGGCCAGGTGCGGCGCATGGCCACGACTGAAACCGGCTGGACCGCCGTCAACTTTGCCGATGGCGCGGCATTAAAGGTCCTTGAGTGGCACGAAGACGCGATTGACCTGCCGCCCGATGCCCGGCTGTTGGCCAGCAGCGCGATATGTGCAGAGCAAATGTATGACGTCGGCCCGACCCGTGTCGGCTTGCAGTTCCACCCGGAATGGAATGCCGAGTCGGTTGCCGAGCTCAACGTCCATTTCGCCGACGAATCGCCCCTGCCCCGCAACCAGGACCACAGCGCGGCGTACCGCCAGGTGTACGACTGGCTGCAAGTGACGCTGGATCAGTGGCACCTCGCCGCAACCGCGGCCTCCCGGTAA
- a CDS encoding ABC transporter substrate-binding protein encodes MKKLVMFGALALSVLSLSAVAADAKPIRIGIEAGYPPFSMKTPDGKLTGFDVDIGDALCAQMQVKCTWVEQEFDGLIPALKVKKIDAILSSMTITDDRKKNVDFSIKYYHTPARFVMKAGSDIKDPLTELKGKKVGVLRASTHDRFATEVLQPAGIVLVRYGSQQEVNLDMVSGRLDAMLADSVTLDDGFLKTDAGKGFAFVGPTYEDAKYFGGGAGIAVRKGDKELADKFNTAITEIRANGKYKQVQDKYFNFDVYGE; translated from the coding sequence ATGAAGAAGCTAGTGATGTTCGGTGCTCTGGCACTGTCCGTGTTGTCCCTCTCGGCTGTAGCCGCAGACGCCAAGCCGATCCGTATCGGTATCGAAGCCGGTTACCCGCCGTTCTCGATGAAAACCCCTGACGGCAAGCTGACCGGTTTCGACGTGGACATCGGCGACGCGCTGTGCGCGCAGATGCAAGTCAAGTGCACCTGGGTCGAGCAGGAATTCGATGGCCTGATTCCCGCGCTCAAGGTCAAGAAAATCGACGCGATCCTGTCGTCCATGACCATCACTGACGACCGCAAGAAGAACGTCGACTTCAGCATCAAGTACTACCACACCCCGGCACGCTTCGTGATGAAGGCTGGATCCGACATCAAGGACCCGCTGACCGAGCTCAAGGGTAAGAAAGTCGGGGTTCTGCGTGCCAGTACCCACGACCGTTTCGCCACCGAAGTGCTGCAGCCGGCCGGTATCGTCCTGGTGCGCTACGGCTCACAGCAGGAAGTCAATTTGGACATGGTCTCCGGCCGCCTCGACGCGATGCTGGCCGACTCGGTCACCCTGGACGACGGTTTCCTGAAAACCGACGCCGGTAAAGGTTTTGCGTTTGTTGGCCCGACCTATGAAGACGCGAAGTACTTCGGCGGCGGTGCGGGCATTGCCGTGCGCAAGGGCGATAAGGAGCTGGCGGACAAGTTCAACACCGCTATCACTGAAATCCGCGCCAATGGCAAGTACAAGCAAGTACAGGACAAGTACTTCAATTTCGACGTTTACGGCGAGTAA
- a CDS encoding alpha/beta hydrolase, with the protein MLKLFAVFLLLVSPVVQAQSVLHDDLPLQYLEQSTPGSANQPLVIFLHGYGSNEADLFSLKEGLPASYTYLAVRAPQVLEQGSYQWFHKKGDGAYDGDSDDLQRSAALLADFVTKAANKYHTTADRVFLVGFSQGAIMSYEVALRHPTAVRGIAALSGKVLPVLRSQLKADPAQASLAIFIGHGTDDQRLPFTDGSDANSLLSGLGLVPEFHAYPGLGHSISEREIEDLNAWLLRLNQ; encoded by the coding sequence ATGCTCAAGTTGTTTGCCGTATTTCTGTTGCTGGTATCCCCGGTCGTCCAGGCCCAATCGGTGCTGCACGACGATCTGCCGCTGCAATACCTCGAACAATCGACCCCCGGCTCGGCCAATCAGCCGCTGGTGATTTTTCTTCATGGCTACGGCAGCAACGAGGCGGATCTGTTTAGTCTCAAGGAGGGATTGCCGGCGTCCTATACCTATTTGGCAGTACGTGCGCCGCAGGTGCTGGAGCAGGGCAGTTATCAGTGGTTTCACAAGAAGGGGGACGGGGCGTACGACGGCGACAGCGATGACTTGCAGCGCAGTGCCGCGTTGCTGGCGGACTTTGTCACGAAGGCGGCGAACAAGTATCACACCACGGCCGATCGGGTATTCCTGGTGGGCTTCAGTCAGGGCGCGATCATGTCTTACGAGGTCGCGCTGCGTCATCCCACGGCGGTGCGTGGGATAGCGGCGTTGAGTGGCAAGGTGCTGCCGGTGCTGCGCAGTCAGCTCAAGGCCGACCCGGCGCAGGCCTCGCTGGCGATTTTCATCGGACACGGTACGGATGACCAGCGCTTGCCTTTCACCGATGGCAGTGACGCCAACAGCCTGTTGTCGGGGCTGGGCCTGGTGCCCGAGTTCCATGCGTATCCGGGGCTCGGGCACAGTATCAGCGAGCGGGAGATCGAGGACCTCAACGCCTGGCTGTTACGACTTAATCAGTAG
- a CDS encoding LysR family transcriptional regulator yields the protein MQGLNELSFKALRLFVAVLDHGSFSEVARREGLAPSSISRQIQLMEQALCQQLLYRHTRAVTPTEAGRLLGQHARLVLVQLEEAEQALQEQASEPSGLVRINAPVVFAQLHLSPWIAELCQRYPRLQLDIQQTDRYVDPLQEGCDLVFRIGALHDSSMQGRVVAPQRYHVAASPAYLARHGTPRHPAELVRHQCLAYKGDSGLQRWFFRQDQGDWTPYSVRGPLTGNHADTLTQAAEQGMGLVMFPSWLIGEALGRGKLVQVLGDFQASNSLEPQQIAILWPGSRRLSVKVRAVIDFFVERFGTVPYWDQ from the coding sequence ATGCAAGGTCTCAACGAACTCAGTTTCAAGGCGCTACGGCTGTTCGTCGCGGTTCTCGATCACGGCAGTTTTTCCGAGGTCGCGCGCCGCGAAGGCCTGGCGCCTTCATCGATCTCGCGGCAGATCCAGTTAATGGAGCAGGCCCTCTGTCAGCAATTGCTTTACCGCCATACCCGGGCTGTGACCCCGACCGAAGCCGGGCGCCTGCTCGGCCAGCATGCCCGCTTGGTGCTGGTGCAACTGGAAGAAGCCGAACAAGCCTTGCAGGAACAGGCCAGCGAACCCAGTGGCCTGGTGCGTATCAACGCGCCAGTGGTGTTCGCCCAGTTGCACCTGTCGCCCTGGATCGCCGAGTTGTGCCAGCGATATCCCCGGCTGCAACTGGATATCCAGCAAACCGACCGCTACGTCGATCCGCTGCAGGAAGGCTGCGACCTGGTGTTTCGCATCGGCGCCCTGCACGACTCCAGCATGCAGGGCCGCGTGGTCGCGCCGCAGCGCTATCACGTCGCCGCCAGCCCAGCGTACCTGGCACGCCATGGCACCCCTCGGCATCCCGCGGAACTGGTGCGGCACCAATGCCTGGCCTACAAGGGTGACTCCGGTCTGCAACGCTGGTTCTTCCGCCAGGACCAGGGCGACTGGACCCCCTATTCGGTCAGGGGTCCACTCACCGGCAACCACGCCGACACCCTGACCCAGGCTGCCGAACAGGGTATGGGCCTGGTGATGTTTCCTTCCTGGCTGATCGGCGAGGCCCTGGGCCGGGGCAAGCTGGTGCAGGTGCTCGGCGACTTCCAGGCATCCAACAGCCTCGAACCCCAGCAGATCGCCATTCTCTGGCCTGGCAGTCGACGCTTGTCGGTGAAAGTGCGCGCGGTGATCGATTTTTTCGTCGAGCGTTTTGGCACGGTGCCCTACTGGGACCAGTAA
- a CDS encoding DMT family transporter yields MSSGSISEATGAAVTPRPNPLTRLLLLPLVILAGMGLSVEAGLLGPLGVQVGHLWATLSIFGVGSAILFLVLLFSGPQPGPALCSLPRWQLIGGLLGPMYVVVLTLATPVIGIAMTMIAILSGQVGKSVLIDHFGWFGAARKPVNRERWLALLLIVVALVLIARG; encoded by the coding sequence ATGTCTTCAGGTTCTATCAGTGAGGCCACCGGGGCCGCTGTCACCCCGCGGCCTAACCCACTCACCCGCCTGTTGCTGCTACCGCTGGTGATCCTCGCGGGCATGGGCCTGTCGGTGGAGGCGGGCTTGCTGGGGCCGCTGGGCGTCCAGGTGGGGCATTTGTGGGCGACCCTGAGCATTTTCGGGGTTGGCTCGGCCATCCTGTTTCTGGTGTTGCTGTTCAGCGGTCCGCAACCGGGGCCGGCACTTTGCAGCTTGCCGCGCTGGCAGTTGATCGGCGGGTTGCTCGGGCCGATGTACGTGGTGGTGCTCACCTTGGCGACCCCGGTGATCGGGATTGCCATGACGATGATTGCGATCCTCTCCGGCCAGGTTGGCAAGAGTGTGCTGATCGACCATTTCGGCTGGTTCGGGGCCGCGCGCAAACCGGTCAACCGGGAGCGCTGGTTGGCCTTGCTGCTGATCGTTGTTGCTCTTGTCCTGATTGCGCGGGGTTGA